From a single Leclercia sp. AS011 genomic region:
- the acrR gene encoding multidrug efflux transporter transcriptional repressor AcrR, which yields MARKTKQQALATRQHILDVALRLFSQQGVSSTSLAQIAQAAGVTRGAIYWHFKNKSDLFGEIWELSESSLGDLETEYRAKFPDDPLSVLREILVYILEATVIEERRRLMMEIIFHKCEFVGEMAVVQQAQRSLCLESYDRIEQTLTHCIKAKMLPANLLTRRAAILTRSYISGIMENWLFAPQSFDLQREARNYVAILLEMFQFCPTLRAQPESLPA from the coding sequence ATGGCACGAAAAACCAAACAACAAGCACTTGCGACACGCCAGCACATCCTTGATGTTGCTCTGCGCTTGTTCTCGCAACAGGGGGTCTCATCCACTTCGCTGGCACAGATTGCTCAGGCGGCGGGGGTAACCCGGGGAGCGATTTACTGGCATTTCAAAAATAAGTCAGATTTATTTGGTGAAATTTGGGAGCTTTCAGAATCCAGTCTTGGGGATCTCGAAACTGAGTATCGGGCAAAATTCCCCGACGATCCACTCTCAGTTTTAAGAGAGATTCTGGTCTATATCCTTGAGGCGACTGTTATTGAAGAGCGTCGCCGCCTGATGATGGAGATCATTTTCCACAAATGCGAGTTTGTCGGGGAAATGGCCGTTGTGCAACAGGCACAGCGCAGTTTATGCCTGGAAAGTTACGATCGTATTGAACAGACCCTGACGCACTGTATTAAAGCGAAAATGCTGCCCGCCAATTTGCTGACCCGCCGCGCCGCTATTCTGACGCGCAGCTATATTTCCGGCATTATGGAAAACTGGCTTTTTGCCCCCCAGTCTTTTGATCTACAACGGGAAGCCCGTAATTATGTGGCGATCCTGCTGGAGATGTTTCAGTTCTGCCCAACGCTGCGCGCGCAGCCGGAGTCGCTCCCTGCCTGA
- the acrA gene encoding multidrug efflux RND transporter periplasmic adaptor subunit AcrA, with product MNKNRGLTPLAIVLMLSGSLALTGCDEKQAQQGAQQVPEVGVVTLKSEPLQITTELPGRTSAYRIAEVRPQVSGIILKRNFTEGGDVKAGDSLYQIDPATYQANYESAKGDLAKAQAAAKIAQLTVSRYQKLLGTQYISQQEYDSAQADAQQANAAVTAAKAAVETARINLAYTKVTSPISGRIGKSSVTEGALVQSGQTNALATVQQLDPIYVDVTQSSNDFLRLKQELENGTLKQENGKAKVELVTSDGIKFPQAGSLEFSDVTVDQTTGSITLRAIFPNPNHTLLPGMFVRASLEEGTNPTALLVPQQGVTRTPRGDASAMVIGAEDKVEVRQITATQAIGDKWLVTDGLKDGDRVIITGLQKVRPGAQVKAQEVTSDNQQQASAGGQSEQPKS from the coding sequence ATGAACAAAAACAGAGGGTTAACGCCTCTGGCGATCGTTCTGATGCTCTCAGGCAGCTTAGCGCTTACAGGATGTGACGAAAAACAGGCTCAACAAGGGGCTCAGCAGGTGCCAGAAGTTGGCGTCGTGACGCTCAAATCCGAACCTCTCCAGATAACAACAGAATTACCCGGCCGAACCAGCGCTTACCGCATTGCTGAAGTGCGTCCACAGGTGAGTGGCATCATCCTGAAACGTAATTTTACGGAAGGTGGTGATGTTAAAGCAGGTGATTCTCTGTATCAGATTGATCCCGCTACCTACCAGGCGAATTACGAAAGTGCAAAAGGCGATCTGGCTAAAGCCCAGGCTGCGGCGAAAATTGCTCAGCTGACCGTCAGCCGTTATCAGAAACTGTTGGGTACTCAGTACATCAGCCAACAGGAATACGATAGCGCCCAGGCCGATGCTCAGCAGGCTAACGCTGCGGTTACCGCTGCGAAAGCCGCCGTCGAAACCGCACGTATCAACCTGGCTTATACCAAAGTGACCTCGCCTATCAGCGGTCGCATTGGTAAATCGTCCGTGACCGAAGGTGCCCTGGTGCAGAGCGGCCAGACCAACGCGCTGGCTACCGTGCAGCAGCTTGACCCGATCTATGTCGATGTCACTCAGTCGAGCAATGATTTCCTGCGTCTGAAACAGGAGCTCGAAAACGGCACCCTGAAGCAGGAAAATGGCAAAGCGAAAGTGGAGCTGGTCACCAGCGACGGCATTAAGTTCCCCCAGGCCGGCAGCCTCGAGTTCTCTGACGTAACGGTCGATCAGACCACCGGTTCCATCACCCTGCGCGCCATCTTCCCGAACCCGAACCATACGCTGTTACCAGGTATGTTCGTTCGCGCAAGCCTGGAAGAAGGGACTAACCCAACCGCACTGCTGGTTCCTCAGCAGGGTGTAACCCGTACGCCGCGCGGCGATGCCAGTGCCATGGTCATTGGCGCTGAAGACAAAGTCGAAGTCCGTCAGATCACCGCCACCCAGGCGATTGGTGACAAATGGCTGGTCACCGACGGTCTGAAAGATGGCGATCGTGTCATCATTACCGGTTTACAAAAAGTTCGCCCGGGCGCCCAGGTTAAAGCGCAAGAGGTCACGTCTGACAATCAACAACAAGCCTCCGCAGGCGGCCAGTCAGAACAACCTAAGTCTTAA